One Lysobacter enzymogenes DNA segment encodes these proteins:
- a CDS encoding linear amide C-N hydrolase codes for MCTNFLLSVPNVPSGSPGALQHITARCMELTGTLATRLYRVPAQQKFPIFRDHSQPWTGQYGFVALADPETMPEFTTFIDGINQAGLSCAALWLPGTQYATQADSGEQPVAFHDFVAWVMSQFDSVPTLVSALAKVRIVGPQPDAPTYLPVHFIATDSQGLSAVIECIDGQTIVYGPDYRNGATNDAVLTNAPTYDWHRSNLEIYEKLSVVGSGTSRKADSGPPVGAGTVGLPGDITSPSRFIKAWFLRKGLGLLPRDGKGWLPTAKLDGATDSTQTVVNVALQLVQIVQATPYGTALVNSDKHPLPQQGDWTMWQVARDHTNAVYYFNSAFNATVQRVDLSQLDFGGGSVSAGELASVQVMPAPGPWYNDLSAQF; via the coding sequence ATGTGCACCAACTTCCTGCTGTCCGTCCCCAACGTTCCCTCGGGCTCGCCAGGCGCGCTCCAGCACATCACCGCGCGCTGCATGGAACTCACCGGCACCCTCGCCACCCGCCTGTACCGCGTGCCGGCGCAGCAGAAGTTCCCGATCTTCCGCGACCACTCGCAGCCGTGGACCGGCCAATACGGCTTCGTCGCCCTCGCCGATCCGGAGACGATGCCGGAGTTCACCACCTTCATCGACGGCATCAACCAGGCCGGCCTGTCCTGCGCGGCGCTGTGGTTGCCGGGCACGCAGTACGCGACCCAGGCCGACAGCGGCGAACAGCCCGTCGCCTTCCACGATTTCGTCGCCTGGGTGATGAGCCAGTTCGACTCGGTGCCGACCCTGGTCAGCGCGCTGGCCAAGGTGCGCATCGTCGGCCCGCAGCCCGACGCGCCGACCTATCTGCCGGTGCATTTCATCGCCACCGACAGCCAGGGCCTGAGCGCGGTGATCGAATGCATCGACGGGCAGACCATCGTCTACGGCCCGGACTACCGCAACGGCGCCACCAACGACGCGGTGCTGACCAACGCGCCGACCTACGACTGGCACCGCAGCAACCTGGAGATCTACGAGAAGCTCAGCGTCGTCGGCTCGGGCACCTCGCGCAAGGCCGATTCCGGCCCGCCGGTCGGCGCCGGCACGGTCGGCCTGCCCGGCGACATCACTTCGCCCTCGCGCTTCATCAAGGCCTGGTTCCTGCGCAAGGGCCTGGGCCTGCTGCCGCGCGACGGCAAGGGCTGGCTGCCCACGGCCAAGCTCGACGGCGCCACCGACAGCACCCAGACCGTCGTCAACGTCGCCCTGCAACTGGTGCAGATCGTCCAGGCCACGCCCTACGGCACCGCGCTGGTCAACAGCGACAAGCATCCCTTGCCGCAGCAGGGCGACTGGACGATGTGGCAGGTCGCGCGCGACCACACCAACGCGGTGTACTACTTCAACAGCGCGTTCAACGCCACGGTGCAGCGGGTCGACCTGAGCCAGCTCGACTTCGGCGGCGGCAGCGTCAGCGCCGGCGAGCTGGCCTCGGTGCAGGTGATGCCGGCGCCGGGCCCCTGGTACAACGACCTCAGCGCGCAGTTCTGA
- a CDS encoding S41 family peptidase, which yields MRQSSRPPRLGAWRRRAATLCLIALCAPAVAAPPAAPAGPRAIVAQVADAIDRNFYDPQRAARLAAQLREEAGAGRYDADTDPRDLATALSRRLRPEDNHFRVEWRDPALAAAAPRGPGPRPSADAADASRRRNYGLRAVETLAGNVGYLDLRELPDLDFDDPADPARRALDAALALLAERDAVIVDLRHNGGGSPASVGYLTSAFTPRGAPIYNRFRARLDGHTRSFDEAPQRWYPQPRLDVPLYVLTSARTGSAAEALAYTLQAARRATVVGEASAGAANPGGEFPLADGYRVFVSTGSPTNPITGGNWEGRGVQPDIASGAAQALDTARLRALERIVAARQDGPAALDARWTLEALRAQAAPAAFAAADYLGEYERLRIEDDNGRLLLRDGRRPPQPLTALQRDLFCLSDDPAVRLRFERGADGRVAALETLRSDGRSSRYRR from the coding sequence ATGCGCCAGTCGTCCCGCCCGCCCCGCCTCGGCGCCTGGCGCCGTCGCGCCGCAACGCTGTGCCTGATCGCGCTGTGCGCGCCCGCCGTCGCCGCCCCGCCCGCGGCGCCGGCGGGGCCGCGCGCGATCGTGGCGCAGGTCGCCGACGCCATCGACCGCAACTTCTACGATCCGCAACGCGCCGCGCGCCTGGCGGCGCAACTGCGCGAGGAAGCCGGCGCCGGCCGCTACGACGCCGACACCGACCCGCGCGATCTCGCCACCGCGCTGAGCCGGCGCCTGCGCCCGGAAGACAACCACTTCCGGGTCGAATGGCGCGATCCGGCGCTCGCCGCGGCCGCGCCGCGCGGCCCCGGCCCGCGACCGTCCGCGGACGCCGCCGACGCCTCGCGCCGGCGCAACTACGGCCTGCGCGCGGTGGAAACCCTGGCGGGCAATGTCGGCTATCTGGACCTGCGCGAACTGCCGGACCTGGATTTCGACGATCCGGCCGATCCGGCCCGGCGCGCGCTCGACGCCGCACTGGCGCTGCTGGCCGAGCGCGACGCGGTGATCGTCGACCTGCGCCACAACGGCGGCGGCTCGCCGGCCTCGGTGGGCTATCTGACCAGCGCCTTCACCCCGCGCGGCGCGCCGATCTACAACCGCTTCCGCGCGCGCCTGGACGGACACACGCGCAGCTTCGACGAAGCGCCGCAGCGGTGGTATCCGCAGCCGCGCCTGGACGTGCCGCTGTATGTGCTGACCAGCGCGCGCACCGGTTCGGCCGCCGAAGCGCTGGCCTACACCCTGCAGGCGGCGCGGCGCGCCACGGTGGTCGGCGAAGCCAGCGCCGGCGCGGCCAATCCCGGCGGCGAATTTCCGCTGGCGGACGGCTACCGCGTGTTCGTGTCCACCGGTTCGCCGACCAATCCGATCACCGGCGGCAACTGGGAAGGCCGCGGCGTGCAGCCCGATATCGCCAGCGGCGCCGCGCAGGCGCTCGACACCGCGCGCCTGCGCGCGCTGGAGCGGATCGTGGCCGCGCGCCAGGACGGCCCCGCCGCGCTGGACGCGCGCTGGACCCTGGAAGCGCTGCGCGCGCAGGCCGCGCCGGCGGCGTTCGCCGCCGCCGACTACCTGGGCGAGTACGAACGCCTGCGCATCGAGGACGACAACGGGCGCTTGCTGCTGCGCGACGGCCGGCGTCCGCCGCAGCCGCTGACCGCGCTGCAGCGCGATCTGTTCTGCCTCAGCGACGATCCGGCGGTGCGCCTGCGTTTCGAACGCGGCGCCGACGGCCGGGTCGCGGCGCTGGAAACGCTGCGCAGCGACGGACGCAGCAGCCGCTATCGGCGCTGA
- a CDS encoding PAAR domain-containing protein, which yields MTRYWIQAGDTTSGGGSVLAQGAGGDGRPRWARIGDAVHCGMHGMTTIVTGDAEQRIDGRAVARHGDFCACGCILISLSQIRSIVELGTDLIAPPHARRG from the coding sequence ATGACCCGTTACTGGATCCAGGCCGGCGACACCACCAGCGGCGGCGGCAGCGTGCTGGCGCAGGGCGCCGGCGGCGACGGCCGGCCGCGTTGGGCGCGGATCGGCGACGCCGTGCACTGTGGCATGCACGGCATGACCACGATCGTCACCGGCGACGCCGAGCAGCGCATCGACGGCCGCGCGGTCGCGCGCCACGGCGATTTCTGCGCCTGCGGTTGCATCCTGATTTCGTTGAGCCAGATCCGCTCGATCGTCGAGCTGGGCACCGACCTGATCGCGCCGCCGCACGCGCGGCGCGGCTGA
- a CDS encoding cyclic-phosphate processing receiver domain-containing protein: MRVYLDDERDAPPGWVRTYWPDQTIALLATGAVTELSLDHDLGDDARGTGYDVLLWIERAVAERGFVAPRLRVHSANPAARLRMRAAIEAIERLRGPAAGGADAAD; this comes from the coding sequence ATGCGCGTCTACCTCGACGACGAACGCGACGCCCCGCCCGGCTGGGTGCGCACGTACTGGCCGGACCAGACCATCGCCCTGCTCGCGACCGGCGCGGTGACCGAACTGAGCCTGGACCACGACCTCGGCGACGACGCGCGCGGCACCGGTTACGACGTGCTGCTGTGGATCGAGCGCGCGGTGGCCGAGCGCGGCTTCGTCGCGCCGCGGCTGCGGGTGCATTCGGCCAATCCGGCGGCGCGGCTGCGGATGCGGGCGGCGATCGAGGCGATCGAACGCCTGCGCGGGCCGGCGGCGGGCGGCGCCGACGCGGCGGACTGA
- a CDS encoding DUF1684 domain-containing protein, producing MRPPSPSIRTRLALALLLTLPLAAQADPRKDYDEFRAGLTRQASGATGMYAIQDVRVIAAGAGAHLPAGAPAAALRWADGAGGAKDVRLRFRDGAAMLEGPGLKPVDLLKAPDQTQALAGGLSVRATVYDDALKAWLYNPARVGQTFKGLSFFPYDPKGVVQARFARRPAKAVSHLDSRNHTGTMYWIGDVAVPLQGKTYTLRAFNKSGDWSGIDHLLLFFTDKTSKKTSYGGGRVLEAHFPAGQPPQTLNLNLNTLYSFLCAHSDYYNCPVNLTTYVPVALEFGEKYPPGG from the coding sequence ATGCGCCCGCCGTCCCCCTCGATCCGTACGCGGCTGGCGCTGGCGCTGCTGCTGACCCTGCCGCTCGCCGCCCAGGCCGATCCGCGCAAGGACTACGACGAGTTCCGCGCCGGCCTCACCCGACAGGCCAGCGGCGCCACCGGCATGTACGCGATCCAGGACGTGCGGGTGATCGCCGCCGGCGCCGGCGCGCACCTGCCGGCCGGCGCCCCCGCGGCGGCGCTGCGCTGGGCCGACGGCGCCGGCGGCGCCAAGGACGTGCGCCTGCGCTTCCGCGACGGCGCCGCGATGCTCGAAGGCCCGGGCCTGAAGCCGGTCGATCTGCTCAAGGCGCCCGACCAGACCCAGGCGCTGGCCGGCGGCCTGAGCGTGCGCGCCACCGTCTACGACGATGCGCTCAAGGCCTGGCTGTACAACCCCGCGCGGGTCGGCCAGACCTTCAAGGGCCTGTCGTTCTTTCCCTACGATCCCAAGGGCGTGGTCCAGGCGCGGTTCGCGCGCCGCCCGGCCAAGGCGGTGAGCCACCTGGATTCGCGCAACCACACCGGCACGATGTACTGGATCGGCGATGTCGCCGTGCCGCTGCAGGGCAAGACCTACACCCTGCGCGCGTTCAACAAGAGCGGCGACTGGAGCGGCATCGACCACCTGCTGCTGTTCTTCACCGACAAGACCTCGAAGAAGACCAGCTACGGCGGCGGCCGGGTGCTGGAAGCGCACTTCCCCGCCGGCCAGCCGCCGCAGACGCTGAACCTCAACCTCAACACGCTCTACAGCTTCCTGTGCGCGCATTCGGACTACTACAACTGTCCGGTCAACCTGACCACCTACGTGCCGGTGGCGCTGGAATTCGGCGAGAAGTACCCGCCGGGCGGTTGA
- a CDS encoding tetratricopeptide repeat protein, which yields MSPSARSTRRALLALACSLACLSAAHAQPAPAAASQPAAKAGPAAAKPTAKPSAGKPSEGRPSEGKPSEGKPSASPLSPADRAYIERIGEVEALVDDEARCKGYPDLPDNQWLAGAAQGRCSLLRKPAWSLEQIDRLLGEKDGAAELDRRFAELLDQHYRVQAQREQIFRAFKAFDASARAGETAQRWLRASPRSAYARVAVASHYQTIGEDARGISAYSQVGDAQRQDMQSQFAKALPLYDQALELEPRLSVACVQQMAIGRHVSQELWQRASERCRAIDPDSYYVVYGRILASQPNWGGSMQALREAVEDARQRASRNPILGAVVGEAEGFPVSPISGAPMVAAELARVSKLAPSGTLMSYAARAYGQDGDHWRTFVYASQAVRFWPHNAEFRNLRATALMMLNIPGWAAIDLEQAVRDAPRDPDVRAQLIKVLTLAGRADDAIAQLQPLRALSPQEAARTRFFVCGQLAQGPQYGATAVRCVNELVAEAPEIYEATQMRAFVLLQARDPGAAAAIDAVLDWPDPDGSAHVRAAKERARMWKADLETNKAALPVR from the coding sequence ATGTCGCCCTCCGCCCGTTCCACCCGTCGCGCCCTGCTGGCGCTCGCCTGTTCCCTGGCCTGCCTGTCGGCCGCGCACGCGCAGCCCGCGCCGGCGGCCGCGTCCCAGCCCGCCGCCAAGGCCGGGCCCGCGGCCGCCAAGCCCACCGCCAAGCCGTCCGCGGGCAAGCCATCCGAAGGCCGGCCGTCCGAAGGCAAGCCGTCCGAAGGCAAGCCGTCTGCATCGCCGCTGTCGCCGGCCGATCGCGCCTACATCGAGCGGATCGGCGAGGTCGAAGCGCTGGTCGACGACGAAGCCCGCTGCAAGGGCTATCCGGACCTGCCCGACAACCAATGGCTGGCCGGCGCCGCGCAGGGGCGTTGCAGCCTGCTGCGCAAGCCGGCGTGGTCGCTGGAGCAGATCGATCGGTTGCTCGGCGAGAAGGACGGCGCGGCCGAACTCGACCGGCGCTTCGCCGAACTGCTGGACCAGCACTACCGCGTGCAGGCCCAGCGCGAGCAGATCTTCCGCGCGTTCAAGGCCTTCGACGCCAGCGCGCGCGCCGGCGAAACCGCGCAGCGCTGGTTGCGCGCTTCGCCGCGCAGCGCCTACGCGCGCGTCGCCGTGGCCAGCCACTACCAGACCATCGGCGAGGACGCGCGCGGTATTTCTGCGTACAGCCAGGTCGGCGACGCGCAGCGGCAGGACATGCAGTCGCAGTTCGCCAAGGCGCTGCCGCTGTACGACCAGGCGCTGGAACTGGAACCGCGGCTCAGCGTCGCCTGCGTGCAGCAGATGGCGATCGGCCGGCATGTGTCGCAGGAGCTGTGGCAGCGCGCGAGCGAGCGTTGCCGCGCGATCGATCCGGATTCCTACTACGTGGTCTACGGCCGCATCCTCGCCTCGCAGCCCAACTGGGGCGGCTCGATGCAGGCGCTGCGCGAGGCGGTCGAGGACGCGCGCCAGCGCGCGTCGCGCAATCCGATCCTGGGCGCGGTGGTCGGCGAAGCCGAGGGCTTCCCGGTCTCGCCGATCTCCGGCGCGCCGATGGTGGCGGCGGAGTTGGCGCGGGTGTCGAAGCTGGCGCCCAGCGGCACCTTGATGAGCTATGCCGCGCGCGCCTACGGCCAGGACGGCGACCACTGGCGCACCTTCGTCTACGCCTCGCAGGCGGTGCGTTTCTGGCCGCACAACGCCGAGTTCCGCAACCTGCGCGCGACCGCGCTGATGATGTTGAACATCCCCGGCTGGGCGGCGATCGACCTGGAACAGGCGGTGCGCGACGCGCCCCGCGACCCCGACGTGCGCGCGCAACTGATCAAGGTGCTGACCCTGGCCGGCCGTGCCGACGACGCCATCGCGCAGCTGCAGCCGCTGCGGGCCTTGTCGCCGCAGGAGGCCGCGCGCACCCGGTTCTTCGTCTGCGGGCAACTGGCGCAGGGGCCGCAGTACGGCGCGACCGCGGTGCGCTGCGTCAACGAACTCGTCGCCGAGGCGCCGGAGATCTACGAGGCGACCCAGATGCGCGCGTTCGTGCTGTTGCAGGCGCGCGATCCCGGCGCCGCGGCGGCGATCGACGCGGTGCTGGATTGGCCCGATCCGGACGGCAGCGCGCACGTGCGCGCGGCCAAGGAGCGCGCGCGGATGTGGAAGGCCGATCTGGAGACGAACAAGGCCGCGTTGCCGGTGCGCTAG
- a CDS encoding DMT family transporter: MNAILAPTGFAARLRLDALELPALAAIWGISFLFMRVAAPAFGPLALVELRLALGGLVLAPLLWRARAQFPLRLWPKLALIGAINSAVPFVLFAWGAERAPAGIGAITSAMTVLFAALVGFACFGEKIGTRRALALLGGFAGVGVLAAGKSGGAGAAIGWAVAAGCAAAFLYGVGLHLVRRHLGGLPPAAVASATLLSAALLMLPAALAQWPAQAIGARAWGAALLLGLLCTGLAYALFYRLVARIGAARTSLVTYLIPLFGVAWAWLLLDEPVTAPMAAAGALILAGVWLARREAQ; this comes from the coding sequence ATGAACGCCATCCTCGCCCCCACCGGATTCGCCGCCCGCCTGCGCCTGGATGCGCTGGAACTGCCCGCGCTGGCCGCGATCTGGGGCATCTCGTTCCTGTTCATGCGCGTGGCCGCGCCGGCGTTCGGGCCGCTGGCGCTGGTCGAACTGCGGCTGGCGCTGGGCGGGCTGGTGCTGGCGCCGCTGTTGTGGCGCGCGCGGGCGCAGTTCCCGCTGCGGCTGTGGCCGAAGCTGGCGCTGATCGGCGCGATCAACTCGGCGGTGCCGTTCGTGCTGTTCGCCTGGGGCGCCGAACGCGCGCCGGCCGGGATCGGCGCGATCACCAGCGCCATGACCGTGCTGTTCGCCGCGCTGGTCGGCTTCGCGTGCTTCGGCGAGAAGATCGGCACGCGCCGCGCGCTGGCGCTGCTCGGCGGTTTCGCCGGCGTCGGCGTGCTGGCCGCGGGCAAGAGCGGCGGCGCCGGCGCGGCGATCGGCTGGGCGGTCGCGGCGGGGTGCGCGGCGGCCTTCCTGTACGGCGTCGGCCTGCACCTGGTGCGCCGCCATCTCGGCGGCCTGCCGCCGGCGGCGGTGGCCAGCGCGACCTTGCTCAGCGCGGCGCTGCTGATGCTGCCGGCGGCGCTGGCGCAATGGCCGGCGCAAGCGATCGGCGCGCGCGCCTGGGGCGCGGCGCTGCTGTTGGGGCTGCTCTGCACCGGCCTGGCCTACGCGCTGTTCTACCGGCTGGTGGCGCGCATCGGCGCGGCCCGCACCTCGCTGGTCACGTACCTGATTCCGCTGTTCGGCGTGGCCTGGGCCTGGCTGCTGCTGGACGAACCGGTGACCGCGCCGATGGCGGCGGCCGGCGCGTTGATCCTGGCCGGCGTATGGCTGGCGCGGCGCGAAGCGCAGTGA
- a CDS encoding GNAT family N-acetyltransferase produces the protein MQWIDHLRDVDWDELSALYRIAPLGEKSPDYLRTAFGNSRYVALVYADGRLVGAGRALADGVDCAYLSDIAVHPQQQGTGLGKAIVESLVRRAHGHRKILLYANPGKEGFYLRLGFKRMNTAMAMFADEAAALATGVVAAS, from the coding sequence ATGCAATGGATCGACCATCTTCGCGACGTCGACTGGGACGAACTGTCCGCGCTGTACCGGATCGCGCCGCTCGGCGAAAAGAGCCCGGATTACCTGCGCACCGCGTTCGGCAACAGCCGCTATGTGGCCCTGGTCTACGCCGACGGGCGCCTGGTCGGCGCCGGCCGCGCGCTCGCCGACGGCGTGGACTGCGCCTACCTCAGCGACATCGCCGTGCATCCGCAGCAACAGGGAACCGGCCTGGGCAAGGCCATCGTCGAATCGCTGGTGCGGCGCGCGCACGGCCATCGCAAGATCCTGCTGTACGCCAACCCCGGCAAGGAGGGCTTCTACCTGCGCCTGGGCTTCAAGCGCATGAACACCGCGATGGCGATGTTCGCCGACGAAGCGGCGGCGCTGGCGACGGGCGTGGTCGCCGCGAGTTGA
- a CDS encoding VOC family protein: MKIASFYPVLMTADVAATAAFYRTHFGFVALFEADWYVHLQSADDPSVNLAVLDGDHATIPESGRGRVGGLLLNFEVEDVDAVHARLVAAGLPVLLSLRDEAFGQRHFITADPNGVLLDIITPIAPSAEFAAQYADGALPT; encoded by the coding sequence ATGAAGATCGCCAGCTTCTACCCCGTGCTCATGACCGCCGACGTCGCCGCCACCGCGGCCTTCTACCGGACCCATTTCGGCTTCGTCGCGCTGTTCGAGGCCGACTGGTACGTGCACCTGCAATCGGCCGACGACCCGTCGGTGAATCTGGCCGTGCTCGACGGCGACCACGCCACCATCCCCGAGTCCGGCCGCGGCCGGGTCGGCGGCCTGTTGCTGAACTTCGAAGTCGAGGACGTCGACGCGGTCCACGCGCGCCTGGTCGCCGCCGGCCTGCCGGTGCTGCTGAGCCTGCGCGACGAAGCCTTCGGCCAGCGCCACTTCATCACCGCCGATCCCAACGGCGTGCTGCTCGACATCATCACTCCGATCGCGCCGAGCGCGGAGTTCGCCGCGCAGTACGCGGACGGCGCGCTGCCGACTTGA
- a CDS encoding TetR/AcrR family transcriptional regulator, producing the protein METTDRRRTPARAGRSNRERTEGTRRALLDAARTLFVARGYADTSTPDVVAAAGVTRGALYHHFADKRELFRQVLEAEAEAVREAILAAAPAGLPARAALLRGAEAYLDSMTVPGRTRLLLIDAPAVLGAEQALAIDEANAGSALQEGLAEALGDANVDIATLARLLSASFDRAALEIDAGADARRTRNAMLWLLAKTLA; encoded by the coding sequence ATGGAAACCACCGACCGACGCCGCACGCCCGCCCGCGCGGGGCGCAGCAATCGCGAACGCACCGAAGGCACCCGTCGCGCCCTGCTCGACGCCGCCCGCACCCTGTTCGTCGCCCGCGGCTACGCCGACACCTCCACCCCCGACGTCGTCGCCGCGGCCGGCGTGACCCGCGGCGCGCTGTACCACCACTTCGCCGACAAACGCGAGTTGTTCCGGCAGGTGCTGGAGGCGGAGGCCGAAGCCGTGCGCGAGGCCATCCTCGCCGCCGCCCCCGCCGGCCTGCCCGCGCGAGCGGCCCTGCTGCGCGGCGCCGAGGCCTACCTGGACAGCATGACCGTGCCCGGCCGGACCCGGCTGTTGTTGATCGACGCGCCGGCGGTGCTCGGCGCGGAGCAGGCGCTGGCGATCGACGAGGCCAACGCCGGCAGCGCCCTGCAGGAAGGATTGGCCGAGGCGCTGGGCGATGCGAACGTCGACATCGCCACCCTCGCCCGTCTGCTCTCGGCGAGTTTCGACCGCGCGGCGCTGGAGATCGATGCGGGCGCGGATGCGCGGCGCACGCGAAACGCGATGCTGTGGCTGCTGGCGAAGACGCTGGCCTGA
- a CDS encoding LysR family transcriptional regulator — MAHTRINLGALKAFEAAARALSLTRAADELNVTQAAVSHQVRLLENQLGVELFRRLPRGLALTDEGLGLLPAIQEAFDRIDSALDRVGDGLAREVVHVGAVGTFASGWLLPRLAEFARLHPSVDVRVSTHNNRVDPAAEGLDYAVRFGRGTWPGMESKFLRAAPLTPLCTPAIAQQLRDPAELARFPLLRSYFVDDWRLWFEAAHAVPCGPINGAIFDSSVTMVQCALQGLGVALAPPSMFAREIAQGLLVQPFDTALDTGGYWLTRLALKPAGDGASAFAGWLERACGE; from the coding sequence ATGGCCCACACCCGCATCAACCTCGGCGCGCTCAAGGCTTTCGAGGCCGCCGCGCGCGCGCTCAGCCTGACCCGCGCGGCCGACGAACTCAACGTCACCCAGGCCGCGGTCAGCCATCAGGTGCGCTTGCTGGAAAACCAACTCGGGGTCGAGTTGTTCCGCCGCCTGCCGCGCGGACTGGCGCTGACCGACGAGGGCCTGGGCCTGCTGCCGGCGATCCAGGAAGCGTTCGACCGCATCGACAGCGCGCTCGACCGGGTCGGCGACGGCCTGGCGCGCGAAGTGGTGCACGTCGGCGCGGTCGGCACCTTCGCCAGCGGTTGGCTGCTGCCGCGGCTGGCCGAATTCGCGCGCCTGCATCCGTCGGTGGACGTGCGCGTCAGCACCCACAACAACCGGGTCGATCCGGCCGCCGAAGGCCTCGACTACGCGGTGCGCTTCGGCCGCGGCACCTGGCCCGGGATGGAAAGCAAGTTCCTGCGGGCCGCGCCGCTGACCCCGCTGTGCACCCCGGCGATCGCCCAGCAACTGCGCGACCCGGCCGAACTGGCGCGCTTCCCGTTGCTGCGCTCGTACTTCGTCGACGACTGGCGGCTGTGGTTCGAAGCCGCGCACGCGGTGCCGTGCGGCCCGATCAACGGCGCGATCTTCGACTCCTCGGTGACCATGGTGCAATGCGCGTTGCAGGGCCTGGGCGTGGCCCTGGCGCCGCCGTCGATGTTCGCGCGCGAGATCGCCCAGGGCCTGCTGGTGCAGCCCTTCGACACCGCCCTGGACACCGGCGGCTACTGGCTGACCCGGCTGGCGTTGAAGCCGGCCGGCGACGGCGCGTCGGCGTTCGCGGGGTGGCTGGAGCGGGCTTGCGGGGAGTGA
- a CDS encoding putative hemolysin, with product MSLRAASVLLPLALLALAACSTPSEPVATKSDPMPAAEAKGVGMANPASVNCQKLGGRLEIRTGKDGGQYGLCHLPDGRVCEEWALMRDNKCEKPAE from the coding sequence ATGAGCCTCCGCGCCGCCTCCGTCCTCCTGCCGCTGGCGCTGCTCGCGCTGGCCGCCTGCAGCACGCCCTCCGAACCGGTCGCGACCAAATCCGACCCGATGCCGGCCGCCGAAGCCAAGGGCGTGGGTATGGCCAATCCGGCCTCGGTGAACTGCCAGAAGCTCGGCGGCCGGCTGGAGATCCGCACCGGCAAGGACGGCGGCCAGTACGGCCTGTGCCACCTGCCCGACGGCCGCGTCTGCGAGGAATGGGCGCTGATGCGCGACAACAAGTGCGAGAAGCCGGCGGAGTGA
- a CDS encoding lipase family protein, giving the protein MNASLAAATTLPDAGAYAGNPTLDTDLTLALAIASRAAYDYYQNPDQPVTAPPGYVMVDHWTGWDALLLSGSIESFGVVFQSSAQPDTCIFAFRGTDSDLDAWEDVHFIPTTFVPTAGSVSPTPWVSSGFYGIYDTQGEGMTASMRAQLFALLHKYQPTQLYVTGHSLGAALSQLFSLDVAVSRPMGERPFSASNLNFASPMVGLDSWGSAYASQIDASLSIRVYNYWDYVPSLPPSTFDYCAVGTGFRTSFYVDKEWFPHLLARHALSNLTVVLDNALPLTPQQWQGSFPDQVAGETSWTMVSTYPPAGADVRWADQAQTLMKAEAAAAVKAG; this is encoded by the coding sequence ATGAACGCGAGCCTTGCCGCAGCAACCACGCTGCCCGACGCCGGCGCTTACGCCGGCAACCCGACCCTCGATACCGATCTCACCCTGGCGCTGGCGATCGCATCGCGCGCCGCGTACGACTACTACCAGAATCCCGATCAACCGGTGACCGCGCCGCCCGGCTACGTCATGGTCGACCACTGGACCGGCTGGGACGCGCTGCTGCTCAGCGGCTCGATCGAATCCTTCGGCGTGGTGTTCCAGTCCTCGGCGCAACCGGATACCTGCATCTTCGCCTTCCGCGGCACCGATTCGGATCTCGACGCCTGGGAGGACGTGCACTTCATTCCCACCACGTTCGTCCCGACCGCGGGCAGCGTCAGCCCGACGCCGTGGGTGTCGTCGGGGTTCTACGGCATCTACGACACCCAGGGCGAGGGCATGACCGCATCGATGCGCGCGCAGTTGTTCGCGCTGCTGCACAAATACCAGCCGACCCAGCTCTACGTCACCGGCCACAGCCTCGGCGCGGCGCTGAGCCAGCTGTTCTCGCTGGATGTGGCGGTCAGCCGGCCGATGGGCGAGCGGCCGTTTTCCGCGTCCAACCTCAATTTCGCCAGCCCGATGGTCGGCCTGGACAGCTGGGGCAGCGCGTACGCGAGCCAGATCGACGCCAGCCTCAGCATCCGCGTGTACAACTATTGGGACTACGTGCCGTCGCTGCCGCCGTCGACGTTCGACTATTGCGCGGTCGGTACCGGCTTCCGCACGTCGTTCTATGTCGACAAGGAGTGGTTCCCGCACCTGCTGGCGCGGCATGCGCTGTCGAACCTGACCGTGGTGCTGGACAACGCCTTGCCGCTGACGCCGCAGCAATGGCAGGGCAGTTTCCCCGATCAGGTCGCGGGCGAGACCTCGTGGACGATGGTGAGCACGTATCCGCCGGCCGGCGCCGACGTGCGCTGGGCCGATCAGGCGCAGACGCTGATGAAGGCGGAGGCGGCCGCGGCGGTGAAGGCGGGTTGA